The Apodemus sylvaticus chromosome 5, mApoSyl1.1, whole genome shotgun sequence genome has a segment encoding these proteins:
- the Dstn gene encoding destrin: MASGVQVADEVCRIFYDMKVRKCSTPEEIKKRKKAVIFCLSADKKCIVVEEGKEILVGDVGVTITDPFKHFVGMLPEKDCRYALYDASFETKESRKEELMFFLWAPEQAPLKSKMIYASSKDAIKKKFPGIKHEYQANGPEDLNRTSIAEKLGGSLIVAFEGSPV, encoded by the exons GCCTCAGGAGTTCAGGTTGCGGATGAAGTTTGTCGCATTTTCTACGACATGAAAGTTCGGAAATGCTCCACAccagaagaaatcaagaaaagaaagaaggctgtCATTTTTTGTCTCAGTGCAGACAAAAAGTGCATAGTCGTTGAAGAAGGCAAAGAGATCCTGGTGGGAGATGTTGGTGTCACCATAACTGACCCTTTCAAGCATTTTGTCGGAATGCTGCCTGAGAAAGATTGTCGCTACGCTTTGTATGATGCCAGCTTTGAAACCAAGGAGTCCAGAAAAGAAGAGCTAATGTTCTTCTTGTG GGCACCAGAACAAGCGCCTCTGAAAAGTAAAATGATCTATGCAAGCTCGAAGGATGCCATCAAGAAGAAATTTCCAG GTATAAAGCACGAGTATCAAGCAAATGGGCCAGAAGACCTCAATCGGACTAGCATTGCTGAAAAGCTAGGTGGCTCCTTAATTGTAGCTTTTGAGGGATCCCCTGTGTAG